A part of Myxococcales bacterium genomic DNA contains:
- a CDS encoding 4'-phosphopantetheinyl transferase superfamily protein, translated as MKNNLIVNLNRNFSFEKQNLFFDSEQILINIFFTNDFFSKQQLLEKFLPENEYQRFQKINLCQYRKKCITHRALLRFQLGLLLGQCPASITIKTTQFGKPFIKKSENEIGIKFNVSHSENFVAFAFSKSREVGIDIEEKRALSIFSDIASLVLTKQELRELDVFLPAQQREHFLQLWTKKEAISKLWGLGLNFDFKKIALGFSHSSQENFLEKNHLQLFTISKPSLFYGSIAYAPC; from the coding sequence ATGAAAAATAATTTGATCGTAAATTTAAACAGAAATTTTTCTTTTGAAAAACAAAATTTATTCTTTGATTCAGAACAAATTTTAATAAATATTTTTTTTACAAATGATTTTTTTTCTAAACAACAATTACTTGAAAAATTTTTACCCGAAAATGAATACCAAAGATTTCAAAAAATAAATTTATGCCAATATAGAAAAAAATGTATTACCCATCGAGCATTATTACGTTTCCAGCTTGGACTTCTATTAGGACAATGCCCAGCTTCTATAACAATCAAAACCACTCAATTTGGAAAACCATTCATCAAGAAAAGCGAAAACGAAATCGGAATTAAGTTTAACGTTTCTCATAGCGAAAATTTTGTCGCTTTTGCATTTAGTAAAAGCCGCGAAGTAGGTATAGACATCGAAGAGAAACGAGCTTTATCAATTTTTAGCGACATTGCGTCATTGGTGCTAACAAAACAAGAATTGCGTGAGCTTGATGTTTTTTTGCCAGCACAACAAAGGGAACACTTTTTACAACTGTGGACCAAAAAAGAAGCCATAAGCAAATTATGGGGCTTAGGCTTGAATTTCGATTTTAAAAAAATAGCCCTAGGATTTTCTCATTCATCACAAGAAAATTTCTTAGAGAAAAACCACTTGCAACTATTTACAATCTCCAAGCCATCTTTATTCTATGGATCCATCGCTTATGCGCCATGTTGA